One region of Miscanthus floridulus cultivar M001 chromosome 19, ASM1932011v1, whole genome shotgun sequence genomic DNA includes:
- the LOC136525713 gene encoding uncharacterized protein has protein sequence MVIPNYTYLKLKMPSPNGVITVESMYEHAYNCDNECIEYVEALVEAETLIINLDRLGSEAPNAKHRARTFKPAEAVKLVPVDPTCSNDRALRIGATLDSK, from the coding sequence atggtgatccccaactacacctacctcaagctcaagatgccgagccccaatggtgtcatcactgtcgagtccatgtATGAGCATGCATACAACTGCGACaatgaatgcatcgagtacgtcgaggctctcgtggaggccgagaccctcatcatcaaccttgaccggcttggtagcgaggcgcctaACGCCAAGCATCGCGCTAGGACTTTCAAGCCCgcagaggccgtcaagctcgtcccggtcgaccccacctgctccaacgaccgagcgctgaggatcggcgccaccctcgacagcaaatag